From Xiphophorus couchianus chromosome 4, X_couchianus-1.0, whole genome shotgun sequence, a single genomic window includes:
- the cdkn2aip gene encoding CDKN2A-interacting protein — MAGVRCGDDVSEYLSQNPQLAQWIESFRGYCESNKQWSARREFILRNMEAFPTVKPGTCSSSLDRLLSLSMVWANHVFLGCSYPQAVMDKIKDMGDGIVVQDPPVHKTTKDGITARGKRSAPDDGNPESCVKRSRTEADGRPSGRAATRSAIQKSGPPPQAPAEQQPFFNRLYKAVAWKLVSAGGFGPNLDHFEILRSCVESCKQTVTCVFVPLKDIEGLPAGRTQKDGHVCEIRCQTVYMGTGYGRDEAAAKAMASKEALKVFQGRKVTVKICRRRYRGREVEDLVLLDELPRTQGFPPALSYPFQDEPQDEGPDC; from the exons ATGGCGGGGGTGAGATGTGGAGATGACGTCTCAGAGTACCTGAGCCAGAATCCGCAGCTGGCCCAGTGGATCGAGTCATTCCGGGGCTACTGTGAGAGCAACAAGCAGTGGTCTGCTCGGAGGGAGTTCATTCTGAGGAACATGGAGGCTTTCCCCACGGTGAAGCCGGGgacctgcagcagcagtttggaCAGACTACTGTCTCTGTCCATGGTCTGGGCCAACCACGTCTTCCTTGGCTGCAG TTACCCGCAGGCCGTCATGGACAAGATCAAGGATATGGGCGACGGGATCGTCGTCCAGGACCCGCCGGTCCACAAAACGACGAAAGACGGAATCACAGCCAGAGGAAAGCGCAGCGCCCCAGACG ACGGCAACCCTGAAAGTTGTGTGAAACGATCCAGAACCGAGGCCGACGGCCGGCCGTCCGGGAGAGCGGCGACGCGGTCTGCCATCCAGAAGTCCGGGCCGCCACCTCAGGCTCCGGCGGAGCAGCAGCCCTTCTTCAACCGCCTCTACAAGGCCGTGGCGTGGAAGCTGGTGTCTGCCGGCGGCTTCGGCCCCAACCTGGACCACTTCGAGATCCTGCGCAGCTGCGTGGAGTCGTGCAAACAGACGGTGACGTGCGTGTTCGTGCCGCTGAAGGACATCGAGGGCCTCCCGGCGGGACGCACGCAGAAGGATGGCCACGTGTGCGAAATCCGCTGCCAGACCGTCTACATGGGCACGGGCTACGGGCGCGACGAAGCCGCCGCCAAGGCCATGGCTTCCAAAGAGGCACTGAAGGTGTTCCAGGGCCGGAAAGTGACGGTAAAGATCTGCAGGCGGCGCTACAGAGGCAGGGAGGTGGAGGATCTGGTGCTGCTGGACGAGCTGCCGCGGACTCAGGGCTTCCCTCCGGCGCTCAGCTACCCGTTCCAGGACGAGCCGCAAGACGAAGGTCCAGACTGTTAG